AGGTCGCCGGTGCTTTCCTGCACCTCCTGCGCCTCGATGTTCCGGTTGAAGGGTATGGTGGCGTAGAAGCCGTCCTCGTAGATGCGAATGGCGAGGATGTGCGCCATGTCCAGGGTCAGGTCGTAGAAGTAGTCGGCCATGCCCATCCGCGTGAAGGCGGCCCTGAGCTGGTCGATCGCGTTGTTGCTTCCGATCCACGCCCCGGCAAGGCAGGAATCCATGGCGGTGCCGGGCGGCGGCGGACACGGAACCTGCGCGGCCGCAGGCGAAACGAGGAAACACGAAGCCGCCAGAACGCCGTTGCGGAGAAGCCGCGCGAGCGAACCGAATGGCGATCCTTCAACGAATTTCACGGACATGTGCGATTGCTCCTTCCCGATCAAAAGACATTCGACAAGCCATATGCCCGGCCCCGCATTTCATGGGGCACATCCCCGCGCGAGCCCGGGCAATGCGCGCGCACATTAGCAAAAGACCGCGGTTGCGGGCAAAAGACGGCGGTCGCGTCTTCCGCAGGCCGGCGCCGGGCGCGGGGACCCGCGTTTCAGAGATCCTTCGGCTTCAGGAAATCAAGCAGGCGCGCGCCGCGGGAACCGAGCGCGGACCAGGGGCCTTCGAAGGCGAAGCGGGCCAGCGCGGCGGTGGGAAACTTCCGACGCATGCGGGCGAGCGCCCGCGGATCGGAGCCGGGGGCGGCAAGCAGGGCGGCGCATTCCTCCAGCCCCGGATTGTGGCCGATGACGAGGACGGTCTCCGGTGTCGTGTCGAGCGCGCGCAGCAGGGCGAGGATCTCCTCCGGGGCGGCCATGTAGAGCGACGGTTCGAGGCGGGGCTCGACCGGCGCGGGCAGGGCGGCGGCAAGCAGCGCCCAGGTTTCGCGGGCACGCGCGGCAGGCGAGACGAGGGCAAGGTCCGGCAGCCAGCCGCGCTCCGCCATGAGGCGGCCCATGGCCGGGGCGGCCTCGCGGCCGCGCCTGGCCAGCGGCCGGTCGAAATCCTCAAGCAACGGATCGTCCCAGGACGACTTGGCGTGGCGGAGGAGAAGGAGCGTGTTCATGGAACCGCTGTCTTTATCGCCGGTACGCCTTCCGCCCGCAAGGGGGCGGCATGGCGGCGTCAGGCGGCCGCGGCGGACCGCCCGGCATTCGCCTGCAGGTTCTTGCGGATGCGGTAGGCCTCCAGCAGGGCGAGCGGAACGAAGTGAATCAGCGCCGGGGCGAAGTCGTTGTGCACGAAGATCCAGTGGAGCAGGGTCAGCACGGCAGCCGGATAGACCCAGCGCTGCAGCGGCTTCCACCATTTCATCAAGGCGCGCACCGAGGCGTCGTTGCTGGTGACCGCCAACGGTACGAAGATCGCGAAGGCGGCCCATCCGGTCCAGATGCCGAGCTCGAAAAACTCGCGGGCCATGGCGGAGAGCGATCCGGTGTCGACGATGTAGAGCAGGGTGTGGAGTGCGGCATAGCCGAAGGCCGCGACGCCGAACCAGCGGCGCTTGCGCACCATCCAGAAAGCCCACCTGGCCTTCGGAAACAGCATGCGAAGCGGCGTCGCCAGCATGGCAACGATCATGAAGCGGGCGGCGAATTCGCCGGTGGGATGGAGCAATTCCTCCAGCTCGCCGCCGGATACGAGCCCGGACATCATGGGAACGGCGGGAAGGGCCAGCAGCGCCCAGACGAACCAAGGGGATCCCGCGATGCGGGTGACGGCGGACATTGACGCTCTCCAATGGGTTATGCTGCTCCGCAAATAAGGATGCGGCACCAAAGATCAAATTAAATCGCGGTAACCTGCGAGCGCCGACAGTCCATTATACCGGCGCGCGGCGCGGGAACCTCACCCCGGAGATCATCAGCACGGCGAGGGTCGCCAGCACGAGGCCCGCCAGCTGCGGCAGCGTCAGCGTCTCGCCGAACATGAGGAAGGCGATGACCGAGGTGCAGGCGGGCACGAGATAGAACAGGCCAGAAACGCTGGACACCGCGTTCTGGCGGATCAGCAGCATCAGCAGGAAGATCGCGCCGATCGACAGGACGAGGACCAGCCAGCCGAGCGCGAAGACGAATTTCGGCGTCCAGTCGATTACCCTTGTCTCGAATGCGAGCGACCCGGCGCCGATCAGGGCGAGCGCGCCGACATATTGCCAGATCGTGCCGGCGAGCAGGTCGGTGCCGGTGGCGAAGCGCTTCTGCCAGAGCGTTCCGGCGGTGATGCCCAGCAATGCGCAGACCGTCGCGGCGACGGTCGCGACGGTGATGCCGCTTCCGATGGCGAGTGCGCCGCGCAGGCCCGGCTCGAGGACCAGCAACGCGCCGGCGAGGCCGAGGAAAAGCCCCAGCCAGTGGCGGGTCGTCAGCCGTTCGCCGAGCAGCGGGCCCGCGAAAAGGGAGGTGAGCACCGGCTGCAGCGAGACGATCAGCGCGGCGACGCCCGCCGGCATGCCGTGGCGGATCGCCCAGAAGACGCCGCCGAGATAGGCGCCGTGGATGAGCATGCCCGCGACCATGGCGTGGCCGCGCTCGGCCCAGCCGCGCGTGCGCCGCCCGGCGACAAGCGCGACGGGCCACAGCAGTGCCAGGACGATCAGGAAACGCAGGGCGAGGAAGGTGAACGGCTCGGCATCGTCGGCGCCGAGCTTGGACCCGATGAACCCGGTCGACCAGAGCAGGACGAAAACGACGGGGGCTGCGCGTTGAAGCATGGGCGGGTTTCCGGGATCTCTGGCGTGCCGGGAACCCGGCAGCGGCTCACTTGGCAGGCGCGGGGGAGGGTGTCAATCGGGGGATGCCATCGGGCCAGCGAACCATTGGCCTAGTGATGACTGCTGATTGGGCGACCAACAATTGTCGAAAGTCGCCATTCAACCCTTAAAAATATTTGTGCGATGCCAGCCGAGGTATTCTGGATGAGGCTGAAGTCGAGGGTCTGATGGTACGCGGGCCTTTAGATCCTTGTTTAAAAGATGCGAGACATCGTGGTTTAGCTGCCGTGAACGAAGAATCGTAAAATCGTCTGCTAGAGAGAGCAGGCCTCGGTCGAACATCCAATGGACGGTTCCAGAAAGAGCGATGCCATTTCGTACCCAATCATTGCCACCTTTTTCTACAGGGCGGATATGAGCAGCTTCAACTTCCGGACGTCCCCGCCCGTTGATTAGGCGCAATCCGGTAAATGCGCATGTTCGATCATAGGCTATGCGCACATGCTTTCTGAATTTACGATCACGCCATTTGCGCCGAGTAATTTGCTCTAGGATTGGGCGGTCATATGGCTCCCCCGCTAAAGCGGATTGCGGTGGCTCTTGAAATATGTCGTCTGAATAGGGCTCGCTGCCATCTTCATCCATGTTGTCATAACGATCAGGCCATTCATCAGGCTCCGAGAGGCCGGCTCGCACGATCGCTGCAAACTCGGATTCTTCTAGGCTTCTGACTGCTTGTACTTTGTAACCGTTGTTAATTACACCGTCAGGTTGCACGAGGCGCTTTTCGAAGCCACCTCCTTCCTTGTATTCTACCGGCCTGTCAAAATCTAAGTAGTTTTCCAATAGAGCATAATAGTGCCGTTCGCGTGCGGGATCTGGGGTGACGTGGCTAACTTTAGCGATCCCTGTGTAGAAGCGACCGGGCATTCCTTGCTCGGGCCCGTAGTAGACCATCCAGTCGCCAATGACGCGTTTAACTCGTGACAAGTAGATGTGAGGGAAGTGATACCGCTCTCCTTGAACGTCATCGTAGCGGCTGTCCGGCTTGTGATAGAAAACTGCTTTCACCAAGATGCACTCGTTGTATTTGTATTGCTCAGATTAAATCAATTGTGAAAACCATCCCCGCCGATATGCGTCCCGAAAGCGGCTGATCAATTCGGCTGATGTGCACTCGGACTCACCCTCGTCGGTCGCAACGAATTTTGTGAATTCATGCAGCCAATGGTCATCTTCGGTCATGGGCAAGTCAAGCAGGTGGGGAAGTCCAACCTCGGTCGGTACGAACCATTCTCCGTCGAAAAGGAAGGGCTTCAAATCCTCTTTCCGCAGCTTCCCTTCCACGATGAACTCGCCCCATCGCTTGTAGTTCGACGCATCGCGATAGAGATACTCGACACGTGTACGGGTTGGCATCGATCTCTCCCAAGCAGAGGTCTCAGGAAGGGTAGGCTTCAGAATTCATAATTGCATATCGCGCCGATTTCCAGCGTGCCGAATGGGGCGGTGTCCGTTTCTCGATCCGCCAAACTTCCGAGGCATTTTGGCAATCGATCGACGTAATTTCGCCGCCATTGCGGAGCGCCGGAACAGATCGAACGTTTCCCCTCAGAACGCCTGTCTCCCCGCCTCCCGTTTCCCCCCGGTTAAGGTTAACAAAATTCGGTTCCCGAAACGGGTGACGTTGCGTCATCGGTTAACCCCATCGCAAGCCGCAAGGGGGATGGTCGGAGTTCCTAGCGAGGTGGGTTATGAACGCTATCGTCATCTTTTCGGCCTTCCTGCAAGGCCTCGGCATCGTCGCGGTCGTGGTGCGTCTGCACGAGATCATCGTCACGCGCTGCGGCGGCGCATTTTGCGAAAGGTGTGCCGTTTCGGCGACCTTCATCGCAGGCGTGCTGGTCACGATGGCGTTTCCGCTGCAATTCGCGACGGGGATCGTCATAGACCTGCGTCACGTGTTCCTGATTCTCGCCGCCTCCTATGGCGGCTGGCCGGCCGCGCTGCTGACCGCGGCGGCGGCCGCGGGCTTCCGGATATGGGAAGGCGGCGTGGGGTTGGAGGCCGGACTGGCAGGCATCCTCATCTCGACGGCAATCGGGCTCGGCATCGCGCAGGTCAACAAGACACGCGACATCTCGTTCGCCTGGCTCGGCGTGCTCGGACTCGCCTCCTCCGTTTCGCTTGCGAGCGTATTCCTCCTGCCGATGGACGTGGCCATGTCCGTGCTCGGCACGATCGGCCTGCCCCTGGTTCTCATCAACCTGATCGGTGTCATGATCGCCGGCGGGTCTCTCAACAAGTATCGCAGCCGGGTCGTTCGCGAGGAAGAACTGGTGCGCGACACGGCGACGGACCCGCTGACAGGGCTTGCCAACCGGCGCGCCTTCGACGTGAAAGGCCCGGAAATGGCCGCCGCGGGGCTGGAGAAAAACGGCCGCTACGCGCTGGTCGTGGTCGACATCGACAACTTCAAGGGCATCAACGACGCCTTCGGCCATGCCAGCGGCGACAAGGTGCTGCGGCAGGTCTGCGACATCATCGCGGCCAATGCACGTGCCGACGACCTGGTCGCGCGCTACGGGGGCGAGGAGATGGCCCTCGTGCTGCCGGGCTGCGACCTGACACGCGCCCGAAACCTGTCGGACCGCATCCGCGCAAGCGTGGAGGCGGCGGTGGTGGAAATCAAGGGTATAAGGATGACGGTCACGGTCAGCGTCGGCTTCACGGTCAATGACGATCCGGACAAGAAATTCCTGAAGGTCTTCGAGGAGGCCGACGCGGCGCTATACCGCGCCAAGGATGCGGGCCGCAACCGCGTCGAGATGGCGCTCGCCGCCTGACGGCGACACCTGCCTTCCTGCCTCCATCCGGCGCCACGGCGCGATCCTGTGACGGAACGCACACCCTGCCTTTGCCGTTATGCCTAGCATGACGGAAAAGGAGGCAGCGGAGTGAACCCGCTGCAGGGCTGATGACCAGACACGATCCGAACCGGAATTTTCGCACAGTGGCGCGCTTCCGTACCGAATGCAGGGCCGAGGCACGCGACCTGCGCCATGCGCTCTTCCTGACGGTTCTCGCCGCCACCATGGTTGCCATCGCAGCGCTGGCCGGTGCCGGGAAAGCGGCGGCAATGCAGCTCAACGGGGCGGCAGCGAAGGCGCCGCGCGTGCTCGCCTATGCCGAGCCGATGCCGCAGCGTTTCGGACACGCGGCGGAAATCCTGCTCCACGACGAGGAACACGAACTCAACGATGCCTGGATGGGCATGACCGCGGTTTCCGCCGACGGTGTCGTGCTGGGCTATGTCAGCGACGCCTTCGTGGCCGGCGACGGCTCGCTTGTCGAGCTGGTCATCGAGCCGTCCGGCGAGGCAGGTGCCCCGGCGACGGCTGTCCATCTGCCGGCGCAGTTCGCCGAACTGGGTGCGCTGGCCGTGGCGGTGTCGCTCGATGCCGGCGCGGTGGCGCTTCTGGAGCCGGCGACCGAACTCGCCGCGCTCGGCGAGTAAGGCGGAATTAACCCGCCGTTAACGGTGTTTGCCAACCGGGCATTTACCCTGATCGCATAGGCTTCCGTCCGGGGACGTGACCGGATGGAAGATACCATGAAGCGCAAGCCGCTGGCGGCACTTGCCGCCCTTATCGCCGGCGCGACGGCCGTCGCGTCCTGCACGCTGGACGATCTCGCACCCGTGCCGATGGCCGAAGTGCCGCAGCCCTTGCCGACATACGCGCAGGTTGCCGCCGCGTCAGCGCAACCCACCACGATGGGCGTTTACTCCGAACCCGGGCCGTTGCCGGCCGGCGCCGTGCCGGTGCCGAGTGTCGCCGAACCGGTGCAGGAGGCACCGCAGACGGCGGCCATAAGGCCGGAACCGGTGACGCTGGGCTTTCCCTCCGTCTCGCTGCCGCGCCTGGATGGCGGCAATTCCGGCGGCGGGATGCCGGCCGAGGAAGTGGCGTGCCGCAAGCGCCTGAAGCGGATGGGCGTGTCCTTCACGGACCTGCCGCGAATCCGCGACTCCGCATCATGCGGCATCGACTGGCCGGTCAAGGTGACGACGCTCGGCCGCTCGATCAAGCTGACGCCAGCGGCGACGCTCAATTGCGCCATGGCCGAGGAGGCCGCGCGCTGGGCGCAGAAGGACCTCGCGCCGGCCGCGCGCACGCGCTACCTTTCCGGCGTTGCCGAGATCCGGCAGATGTCGTCCTACTCGTGCCGGCGCATCGCGGGATCGCGCACATTCTCCGAACACTCCAAGGGCAACGCGCTGGACATCGGCGCGATCCGGCTGAAGAACGGCCGCGTCATCGTGGTGCACAAGCCCGGTCTGCTCGCGTTCCGGGAGCGATCCTTCCTGCGCAGCATTCGCGGCCAGGCCTGCGACCGGTTCGGAACGGTGCTCGGGCCGGGCTACAACCGCGACCATGCCGACCATCTCCACCTCGACCTGAAGGAACGCAGCCGTACCGCCTGCCACTGAAGAGGGCAGCGCGGGAAGCAAGCCGGATCGTGACCGTTGGACAGCCAAGCAGAAATCCGGAGCGACACCGCACGCGGCAATGCCGCGAAAGTAGCCGGGATTCTTCCGTCGATGCGCTGGCTGTTCGCGATGCTGGTGCCGCTGGCGGCGTTCAAGGGCGCCCAGGTCTTCATCGCTCCGCCGACCGCCGACGAAGCCTATTACTGGCTGTGGGGCCAGCACCTCGCGCTGTCCTACTACGATCATCCGCCGCTGGCCGCATGGCTGCAGCGGCTTTCGGCGGAGCTGTTCGGCTGGAACCTCTTCGCCCTGCGTGCGGCGCCATTGGCCAGTTTCGCGGGCTGCCTGTGGATCCTGTGGTTCTGGGCGAAACGCCTGGCCGGACAGGAACACGCGATGCGGGCCTTCCTGGCGGGAACCGTCGCCTGGCTGTCGATGCCGATGCTGATGCGGTTCCAGTCGATCGCCCACCAGGACCATCTGCTGGTATTCTTCGGTATCGCAACGGCCCATTTCTGGGCGCTGTTTCTCTCCGGACATGAGGCGGGGCGGCGCGCATGGCGGTACTATTACGCGGGCTGCATCGCCCTCGGGCTGGCCGGCCTTTCGAAATACAACGCCGTCTTCATCGGGCTCGGCTTCGCGGCATGGGCGCTGTTCTCTGCCAGGGGGCGTCGTCTGCTGGCCTCGCCGCATCCGTGGATCGGCGCGGCAATCGCCGTGGCCATGCAGGCGCCGGTGATAGCCTGGAACGTGGAGCAGGGCTGGCCCAGCTTCCGGTACAATCTCGACGAAAGGATCGGGTACTCCAACTTCGACAGTCCGGCAGGCAATCTGGGGATATTCCTCTACTCGTCCCTGCTGATGTTGTCGCCGGTGATGGCGGTCGGGCTCGCCCGTTTCGTCACAGGAGGGGGGCTGATACGGACCTCGTTCGAGTCCGTCGGGCGTGCGGTGTTCACGGTCTCCACGCTGATAACAATTGCGCTGTGCTTGTCGAACACGGTTCTGCACTACTGGAACCTGCCGGCCTACCTGTTCCTGCTGCCGGCAGCGGTATTCTACCTGCGCAGCCGCATGGAGTTCACCCTGCATGCGCTGTACGGGATACTGATGGCGATATGGTTTGTCGGGATGCACGCGATCTATCCGGTCTACAAGGTCAATGGCGGAGACCTGCGTGACAACGACATTTCCTTCGGGCTCGACGAAATCGCGGCGATCGTCGAAGAGGAGGAAGCGCGACTCGGTGCCGACATGGTGATGACAACGGATTACCGGACTGCCTCGTTGCTGTCGTTTGCCGCAAAACGGCTCGATATCGAGAAGATCGGCCGACGTCGCGACCAGTTCGACTTCTGGTTCGATCCCTCCGCCCACAAGGGGCAGAATGCGCTGGTGCTGGTCGACGACTACCTGCCGGAACAGGAACTCGTTACGGAGGTGTTCGAGAAGGTGACACCGATCCGTGAATTCACGATCCGGCGCCATGGCCTGGACATTCACACCTACCGGCTGGTCTGGGCCGAGAACTACTCCGGTTCGGGGCCCCACTAGCAGCACGGCGGAACCGCAGGAAAGGCGGGGCTGGCTAAACGCTGCCATTCGGGGCATGCTGGGGAGGGGGAACGTCATTTGCCGAAGGGAGGTAGGCCAATGCGTTGCTTTTCCATTCTCGGTCCGTCGCAGTCGGGCAAGTCCACGCTGGCGAACAGGCTTGCCGCGCTGGAAGGCGGCGGGGAAAGCCTGACCACGCCGAACGGGCTGGGCGTCACAGAATTTTCCTTTCTCGGCGAGACATGGTGCGCGCTTGACACGCCGGGCTCGGTGGAGGCGATCGCGCAGACGCTGGATGCTCTCCTTGCCAGCGACGCCTGCATATTGTGCGTTTCGCCCGACCCCAACGAGGCGGTGCTGGCCGCACCCCATCTGAGGGCCATCGAGGCCTCGGGCACGCCGTGCACCCTGTTCATCAACCGGATCGACGAGCCGAAGGGGCGCGTGCGCGATATCATCGCCGCGCTGCAGGACTACAGCAACCATCCGCTGGTGATGCGGCAGGTGCCGATCCGAGAGGGCGAGCGGATCGTCGGCGCGGTCGACCTGATCTCCGAACGCGCATGGCGCTACCGCGAGGGTCGGCCCTCGACGCTGGTGCAGATCCCCGAAGAGATGGCGGAGCGCGAGCACGAGGCGCGGGCGGAACTGCTGGAACACCTTTCGGAGTATGACGACCGGCTGCTCGAGGAACTGATCGAGGACCAGGAGCCGGCCAGCGAGGAGGTCTACGCGATCTCGGCGCGGGTGCTGGCGGAGAACAGGGTGATCCCGGTGATGGTGGGGGCGGCCGGCAACAACAACGGCATGATGCGACTGATGAAGGCGCTGCGCCACGAGGCGCCGCCCGTCGACGTGCTGCGCCGGCGCCTTGCCGGGCAGACGGGCAGCGGGGACAGGGCGCCGGCGGCGGCCTGCCTGCATGCCTTCCACCGGACGGGCATCGGCAAGACCGTGCTGCTGCGCGCGCTGGAAGACGGGGTGAAACAGGGCACGCAGGCAGGCGGCTACGCGCTCGGCGCGCTGCGGGGCGCGGCGTCCGACAAGACGCTGGCCGGGGCCATGCAGAAGGCGGGGCAGGTGGTCGCAGCGGTCAAGTCCGACCACCTGACGGTGCCGTCGCTGGTGACCGCGGACGATGCCATTGCGGCGCCGGACTGGGCCGAGGCGCCCGCGCCGATGCTGGAGCGGATTCTCGTGCCCGAAAACGAACGCGACGAGACCAAGCTGTCCGGCACGCTGCAGAAGATCGCCGAGACGGACCAGGGGCTGGCCGTGCGCCAGGAGGAGGGCACCGGCGCACAACTGGTGGCCGCGCAGGGACCGCTGCACATGCGCCAGATCGTCCGCACGCTGGCGGAGGTGTTCAACGTCCCGGTGTCGGAGCGGCCGCCCAGCCCGGCCTATCGCGAGACGATCACGCGGACGGCCGAAGTGCATTACCGCCACCGCAAGCAGACCGGCGGGGCGGGGCAGTTCGCGGACGTGAAGCTGACCGTGCGTCCGAATGCGCGCGGCGAGGGGTTCACCTTCGCCGAAACGGTCAAGGGCGGCGCGGTGCCGCGCAACTTCATCCCGGCCGTCGAGGCCGGGGCGCGGGAGGCACTGGCCAGGGGCCCGCTCGGATTCCAGGTCGTCGATGTCGCCGTGACGCTGACGGATGGCCAGCACCATTCGGTCGATTCAAGCGATTTCGCCTTCCGCGCAGCGGGGCGGATGGGCGTTGCACAGGCGCTGGCCGACGCGGGGGCGGTGCTGATGCAGCCGATCTACCGGGTGGAAATTCGCGTGCCGTCCGTGTTCTCGGGAAGCCTGGTGCCGATCGTTTCCGCGCTCAAGGGGCAGGTGCTCGGCTTCGACCGCGACGAGGACGCCAGGGGATGGGACATCTTTCGCGCGCTTATGCCCGGCCACGCGCTGGACGAGCTGGCGCATTCGCTGCGCTCGGCGACGCAGGGTATCGGCTGGTTCTCGAAATGCTTCGACCATTTCGAGGAACTCTACGGCAGGGAAGCCGACGCCATCGTGCGGGCGCACGGCGCGGGAAAGGCGGCCTAGTTGCTATCCCAGGCCGGCGGCCTTGCGCAGCGCGGCATTCATTCGGCCCTGCCAGCCGGGCCCCTCGTCCTGGAAAAAGGCCAGAACATCACTGTCGATCCGCAGCGTGACGGATTCGCGGGCGGGCGGTGGCGCGGTGCGCGCGGTCGGGGCGGGTACGTCGGAGGGTTTTGTCGTTGCGGCCTTGAACAGGGATTCCGCCCTGTCGCGGGCGCTCGCCGTTCGGCGTGGCGGGTAGGCCATGATGGATTTTCCTCGAGATTGCTTGCCCGAACATAACATTTCAAACGTTAAGGTTTCTCCGGGGACGCGAAATGTCGGGCATCTTCCTGCCAAGCGTGGCCGAACATGATGTCGATTTTGCGGTCGGGATACCCCGTCAGCGGCGGACCGGAGTCGGCTTGCCGTCGGCATCGAGCGCAACCATGACGAAGCGGGCGTCGGTGACCTTCTCCATGACGTGACTGAGATAGCGCTGCGCCCAGGCCTCGACCAGAAGCACCATGGAGGTGCGGCCGATACGCTCGACATCGGTATAGATGCACAACGTGTCGCCGACCTTGACCGGCATGGCAAATGACATCTCGTTGACGGCGGCCGTGACGACGCGACCGCCGGCAATCTCGGCGCCGCGAATGCCGGAGGCGAGATCCATCTGCGCCATCACCCAGCCGCCGAAAATGTCGCCCGCTGCATTGGTGTCGCCGGGCATGGCGAGGGTGCGGAGCGTCAGTTCACCTTTCGGGGTATCGGCGGCGGTGGCTTTGGTCATGGGCGGTGCGCTTCTTTCGGGATGGCCTGATCGGACGGCGCCCATCATGTCCATTTCCGGCCGCCGCGCAACAGGCTCATCGTGCCGATCGGGGGCGGATGTCCACGAAGAGTCCGAATTCGGGGTCGATCCCGTGTTCGAGCATAAAGGCTCGCGGGTCGAAGCCGGTCTCGGCGTAGAAGGCCTTCGCCCTGGTGCGGGCGTTTTCCATGGCGGCGCGGTCGCTCCATTCGACGATGGTCATGATCGTGATGAACCCGTCCTCGCGATGCGATTCCGCGATGCGGTTGAACAGGCATCCCGATTGCTTCGCGAGAAAGTCTCGAATGACTGCGAGGCGCTGGAGAAACGCTTCGCGCGCGATTTCGGGCACGACGAAGCGGTCGACGCGGTAAAGGCTGTCGGCGGGTTTCGTTTCGGTAGGTTTGAGGGGCATCGGGTCACCTTTCGATCCAGTCGGTGACGCGAAAACTAGAACCTCAAGCATGGTTGAGGTCAAGAGGGAAACTCTCCGCCGAACACCACAAAGCCGACAGGTCATGTCGCCGAACAAGCGGACGAAGAAAGGCGGGCTGCCATAGCCTTCGTGCCACTTTCAACGGGGTAGCGCATTCCATGCCCGAGACAATCCGCGCGGCGGTATGCCGCGAATTCGACAAGCCGCTGGCGATCGAGACCGTGACGCTGGCCGATCCCGGCCCCGGCGAGGTGAAGGTGGCGGTGAAGGCCTGCGCCATCTGCCATTCCGACATCATCTTCGCCGAGGGCGGCTGGGGCGGCGAGCTGCCGATGGTGCTCGGCCACGAGGCGGCCGGCGTCGTCGAGACGGTCGGGCCGGGGGTGACGGGCATCGCGCCCGGCGACCACGCGGTGGTGACGCTGATCCGCTCCTGCGGGAACTGCCACTACTGCTCTGGCGGGCACCAGGTGCTGTGCGAGGAGGTCTTCCCGCTCGACCGGCAGTCGCCGATCTCGAACCGAACGGGCGAGACGGTGGGACACGGGTTGCGAACGGGGGCATTCGCGGAAAAGGTCGTGGTGGAAAAGAGCCAGGTCGCCGTCATCCCGAAGGATATCGCCTTCGAGGCGGCATCCCTGCTGGCCTGCGGCGTGATAACGGGTTTCGGTGCGGTGACCAACACGGCGCAGGTGCCCGCCGGCGCCCACGTGGCGGTGATCGGCTGCGGCGGCGTCGGGCTGAACGCGGTGCAGGGGGCGCTGGCCGCCGGTGCGAAGACCATTATCGCGATCGATCTTTCCAGTGACAAGTTAAGGGTGGCGGAACGGTTCGGCGCGACGCTGACGCTCGATCCGGTCGATCCCGGCCACCGCGACGCGCTGCTGGCGGCGACGGACGGGCGGGGCGTCGATTACTGCTTCGTCACTGTGGGAGCGAAGCCGGCCATCGACGGGGCTTCGCAATACATCACCAGGAACGGCGCCGTCGTCATCGTCGGCATGCCGCCTTCGGGGGTGAGGGGCGAATACGACCCCGGCACGCTGGCCGGCTGGGGCCAGCGCATCATCGGCTCGAAGATGGGCTCGGCACAGGTGGCGCGCGACATTCCCGAACTCGTGGCGCTCTACCAGGCGGGCCGGCTGAAGCTGGACGAACTGGTGACGGGGCGGTTCACGCTGGAGAGGATCAACGACGCGATCGCGAGCACGAAGCGCGGCGAGGCGTTGCGCAACGTGGTGGTTTTCGATTGAGTCGGGGCGCGGGAGGCAGAGCATGAAGATCGCGGACGTCGAAACCTTCATCGTCGGCACGCCGGAGGGCGCGCCGGGCGGGCGCTATTTCATCTTCGTCAAGCTGACGACGGATGGCGGCGTGACCGGCTGGGGCGAGGCCTACGGCGCGAGTTTCGGGCCGAAGGTGATGGCGGCGGCGATCGAGGACGCGGCGGCCCGCCATCTCGCCGGGCACGACCCGCACGACATCGAGGCGTTCTTCCGGCGTTGTTATTCCTCGGGCTTCACGCAGCGGCCGGACCTGTCGATGATGGCCTGCTACTCGGCGCTGGAAATGGCCTGCTGGGACATCGTCGGCAAGGAGGCCGGCAAGCCGGTCTGGAAGCTGATCGGCGGGCGGGTGCACGAGGCGCTCCGGTCCTACACCTATCTCTATCCCGCGAAGGGCTCGATCTATCCCGACGAGACCAGCGGCAGGTCCGTCTACAACGACCCGGAGCTGGCGGCGGAAAACGCCGTCCACTGGGTGGAGCAGGGCTTTACGGC
This portion of the Oricola thermophila genome encodes:
- a CDS encoding DMT family transporter, producing the protein MLQRAAPVVFVLLWSTGFIGSKLGADDAEPFTFLALRFLIVLALLWPVALVAGRRTRGWAERGHAMVAGMLIHGAYLGGVFWAIRHGMPAGVAALIVSLQPVLTSLFAGPLLGERLTTRHWLGLFLGLAGALLVLEPGLRGALAIGSGITVATVAATVCALLGITAGTLWQKRFATGTDLLAGTIWQYVGALALIGAGSLAFETRVIDWTPKFVFALGWLVLVLSIGAIFLLMLLIRQNAVSSVSGLFYLVPACTSVIAFLMFGETLTLPQLAGLVLATLAVLMISGVRFPRRAPV
- a CDS encoding HNH endonuclease, producing the protein MKAVFYHKPDSRYDDVQGERYHFPHIYLSRVKRVIGDWMVYYGPEQGMPGRFYTGIAKVSHVTPDPARERHYYALLENYLDFDRPVEYKEGGGFEKRLVQPDGVINNGYKVQAVRSLEESEFAAIVRAGLSEPDEWPDRYDNMDEDGSEPYSDDIFQEPPQSALAGEPYDRPILEQITRRKWRDRKFRKHVRIAYDRTCAFTGLRLINGRGRPEVEAAHIRPVEKGGNDWVRNGIALSGTVHWMFDRGLLSLADDFTILRSRQLNHDVSHLLNKDLKARVPSDPRLQPHPEYLGWHRTNIFKG
- a CDS encoding sulfite oxidase heme-binding subunit YedZ — translated: MSAVTRIAGSPWFVWALLALPAVPMMSGLVSGGELEELLHPTGEFAARFMIVAMLATPLRMLFPKARWAFWMVRKRRWFGVAAFGYAALHTLLYIVDTGSLSAMAREFFELGIWTGWAAFAIFVPLAVTSNDASVRALMKWWKPLQRWVYPAAVLTLLHWIFVHNDFAPALIHFVPLALLEAYRIRKNLQANAGRSAAAA
- a CDS encoding GGDEF domain-containing protein, giving the protein MNAIVIFSAFLQGLGIVAVVVRLHEIIVTRCGGAFCERCAVSATFIAGVLVTMAFPLQFATGIVIDLRHVFLILAASYGGWPAALLTAAAAAGFRIWEGGVGLEAGLAGILISTAIGLGIAQVNKTRDISFAWLGVLGLASSVSLASVFLLPMDVAMSVLGTIGLPLVLINLIGVMIAGGSLNKYRSRVVREEELVRDTATDPLTGLANRRAFDVKGPEMAAAGLEKNGRYALVVVDIDNFKGINDAFGHASGDKVLRQVCDIIAANARADDLVARYGGEEMALVLPGCDLTRARNLSDRIRASVEAAVVEIKGIRMTVTVSVGFTVNDDPDKKFLKVFEEADAALYRAKDAGRNRVEMALAA
- a CDS encoding extensin family protein, whose product is MKRKPLAALAALIAGATAVASCTLDDLAPVPMAEVPQPLPTYAQVAAASAQPTTMGVYSEPGPLPAGAVPVPSVAEPVQEAPQTAAIRPEPVTLGFPSVSLPRLDGGNSGGGMPAEEVACRKRLKRMGVSFTDLPRIRDSASCGIDWPVKVTTLGRSIKLTPAATLNCAMAEEAARWAQKDLAPAARTRYLSGVAEIRQMSSYSCRRIAGSRTFSEHSKGNALDIGAIRLKNGRVIVVHKPGLLAFRERSFLRSIRGQACDRFGTVLGPGYNRDHADHLHLDLKERSRTACH
- a CDS encoding SixA phosphatase family protein, translated to MNTLLLLRHAKSSWDDPLLEDFDRPLARRGREAAPAMGRLMAERGWLPDLALVSPAARARETWALLAAALPAPVEPRLEPSLYMAAPEEILALLRALDTTPETVLVIGHNPGLEECAALLAAPGSDPRALARMRRKFPTAALARFAFEGPWSALGSRGARLLDFLKPKDL